A single genomic interval of Primulina huaijiensis isolate GDHJ02 chromosome 7, ASM1229523v2, whole genome shotgun sequence harbors:
- the LOC140980205 gene encoding ATP-dependent Clp protease proteolytic subunit 2, mitochondrial-like: MMRRSFLFCQRSMWRHPTSKYVNDGRCYSLIPMVIEHSSRGERAYDIFSRLLKERIICINGPISDDTAHVVVAQLLFLESENPSKPIHMYLNSPGGAVTAGLAIYDTMRYIRSPVNTICLGQAASMASLLLSAGAKGERKSLPNATIMIHQPSGGYSGQAKDMTIHTKQIIRVWDSLNALYAKHTGQSVEVIHENMDRDYFMTPEEAKEFGIIDEIMDQRPMTLVTDTVSDVGKDKSSS; encoded by the exons ATGATGCGGAGGAGCTTCCTCTTCTGTCAACGGAGCATGTGGCGGCACCCAACCTCGAAATATGTTAATGACGGAAGATGCTACAGTTTGATACCGATGGTGATCGAGCACTCGTCGCGTGGAGAGCGCGCCTACGATATCTTCTCGCGGCTGCTTAAGGAGCGCATAATTTGCATCAATGGCCCCATTTCTGACGACACCGCTCACGTTGTCGTTGCCCAGCTCCTCTTTCTTGAATCCGAAAACCCATCTAAACCTATTCACATGTACCTTAATTCCCCCGGTGGCGCTGTCACGGCTG GTCTTGCCATATATGATACAATGCGGTATATCCGTTCTCCAGTCAATACTATATGTCTTGGTCAAGCGGCATCAATGGCTTCTCTCCTATTGTCTGCTGGCGCAAAGGGTGAGAGGAAGTCTCTGCCAAATGCTACGATTATGATTCATCAGCCTTCTGGTGGATATAGTGGCCAGGCTAAGGATATGACCATTCACACCAAGCAAATCATTCGTGTTTGGGACTCATTGAATGCACTTTATGCAAAGCATACTGGTCAATCTGTTGAAGTAATTCACGAGAATATGGATCGTGATTACTTTATGACACCTGAAGAGGCAAAGGAGTTTGGGATTATAGATGAGATCATGGATCAGAGACCAATGACGCTCGTGACAGACACAGTGTCTGATGTTGGTAAAGATAAAAGTTCAAGCTAG
- the LOC140981133 gene encoding uncharacterized protein isoform X1: MNKGRANTSPELVPPPLNMEQQYDDSALEGVAANVKLLLKLIQDHKNACDKDKNDSRRMLRVATMMTILDSVRSRIQKCQSIGNKRSEAELRHCNTDVRRNSIPRDTKNGNEPVDDEKERLKRELNLSLATQKSLSVMCTGLGKEREIMATQLSLKVHELSEMEDLINELKKQNERLLDKVRGCASEHKEKRSFNGMGRGESQGNVALQERNKELSEQLLKSLEGYRSIKKKLREAQEENMVMHSTIDEMGAKVITSIERVRSFKERTSLSSRDYVSDDVREEIVALEGIFHYFQECVKLKGLA, encoded by the exons ATGAATAAGGGTCGTGCGAATACGTCTCCCGAGTTAGTTCCACCACCATTAAACATGGAACAACAATATGACGATTCTGCACTAGAAG GGGTGGCAGCAAACGTGAAGTTGTTGTTAAAACTAATCCAAGATCACAAAAATGCCTGCGATAAAGACAAAAACGACAGCAGGAGAATGCTGAGGGTGGCCACTATGATGACCATTCTTGATAGTGTTAGAAGCAGAATCCAAAAATGCCAATCTATTGGAAACAAAAGATCAGAGGCGGAGCTGCGGCATTGCAACACCGATGTAAGGCGGAACAGCATCCCAAGGGACACGAAAAATGGGAACGAGCCTGTGGACGACGAAAAAGAGAGGCTAAAACGAGAGCTGAATTTAAGTTTAGCCACACAAAAGAGCCTGAGTGTTATGTGCACTGGTTTAGGGAAAGAAAGGGAGATTATGGCCACACAGCTTTCACTCAAGGTTCACGAGTTGAGCGAAATGGAGGATCTTATTAACGAACTCAAAAAGCAGAACGAGAGATTGCTAGATAAAGTAAGGGGATGTGCCTCAGAGCATAAGGAGAAAAGGTCATTCAATGGTATGGGGAGAGGAGAGTCACAAGGGAATGTGGCATTGCAAGAGAGAAACAAGGAACTCTCGGAGCAACTCCTGAAGTCCCTTGAGGGATACCGATCCATTAAAAAAAAGCTCAGAGAAGCACAAGAAGAGAACATGGTGATGCACAGCACGATTGATGAAATGGGAGCGAAAGTTATCACGAGTATCGAAAGAGTTCGATCTTTTAAGGAACGCACATCGTTATCTTCGAGAGACTATGTTTCTGACGACGTCCGGGAGGAGATCGTGGCGTTGGAGGGTATATTTCACTACTTCCAGGAATGTGTGAAGCTAAAAGGTCTAGCATGA
- the LOC140981133 gene encoding uncharacterized protein isoform X2 produces MLRVATMMTILDSVRSRIQKCQSIGNKRSEAELRHCNTDVRRNSIPRDTKNGNEPVDDEKERLKRELNLSLATQKSLSVMCTGLGKEREIMATQLSLKVHELSEMEDLINELKKQNERLLDKVRGCASEHKEKRSFNGMGRGESQGNVALQERNKELSEQLLKSLEGYRSIKKKLREAQEENMVMHSTIDEMGAKVITSIERVRSFKERTSLSSRDYVSDDVREEIVALEGIFHYFQECVKLKGLA; encoded by the coding sequence ATGCTGAGGGTGGCCACTATGATGACCATTCTTGATAGTGTTAGAAGCAGAATCCAAAAATGCCAATCTATTGGAAACAAAAGATCAGAGGCGGAGCTGCGGCATTGCAACACCGATGTAAGGCGGAACAGCATCCCAAGGGACACGAAAAATGGGAACGAGCCTGTGGACGACGAAAAAGAGAGGCTAAAACGAGAGCTGAATTTAAGTTTAGCCACACAAAAGAGCCTGAGTGTTATGTGCACTGGTTTAGGGAAAGAAAGGGAGATTATGGCCACACAGCTTTCACTCAAGGTTCACGAGTTGAGCGAAATGGAGGATCTTATTAACGAACTCAAAAAGCAGAACGAGAGATTGCTAGATAAAGTAAGGGGATGTGCCTCAGAGCATAAGGAGAAAAGGTCATTCAATGGTATGGGGAGAGGAGAGTCACAAGGGAATGTGGCATTGCAAGAGAGAAACAAGGAACTCTCGGAGCAACTCCTGAAGTCCCTTGAGGGATACCGATCCATTAAAAAAAAGCTCAGAGAAGCACAAGAAGAGAACATGGTGATGCACAGCACGATTGATGAAATGGGAGCGAAAGTTATCACGAGTATCGAAAGAGTTCGATCTTTTAAGGAACGCACATCGTTATCTTCGAGAGACTATGTTTCTGACGACGTCCGGGAGGAGATCGTGGCGTTGGAGGGTATATTTCACTACTTCCAGGAATGTGTGAAGCTAAAAGGTCTAGCATGA
- the LOC140981099 gene encoding tyrosine decarboxylase-like: MGSVQNQKLENGFSGTIKPMDPEEFRRQGHMVIDFIADYYKNVEKYPVRSQVEPGYLRKRLPEAAPNNPEPIEEILHDVKKDIVPGITHWQSPNYYAYFPSSGSIAGFLGEMLSTGFNIVGFNWMSSPAATELESLVMDWMGKMLDLPSEFLFSGGGGGVMQGTTCEAILCTVVGARDQVLKKIGRENINKLVVYGSDQTHSALQKAAQIAGINPNNFRAVATTKTTEFGLTAEAFRATVESDIEAGLVPLFLCATIGTTSSTAVDTLGPLCEVAKEFGIWVHVDAAYAGSACICPEYRHFLNGVENANSFSFNAHKWFLTTLDCCCLWVKDPSALIKALSTYPEYLRNKASETKQVVDYKDWQITLSRRFRSLKLWLVLRSYGVSNLRKFLRSHIKMAKNFEGLIGMDKRFEVVVPRNFATVCFRISPIEIGATLPQHHSVCKEEAANNFNAKLLESINESGKIYMTHAVIGGEYVMRFAVGASLTENRHVILAWKVVQEHANALLTIS; the protein is encoded by the coding sequence ATGGGGAGTGTTCAGAATCAAAAGCTCGAGAATGGATTCTCTGGAACGATTAAGCCTATGGACCCGGAGGAGTTCAGAAGGCAAGGTCACATGGTTATAGATTTCATTGCTGATTATTACAAGAATGTTGAGAAATATCCTGTTCGTAGCCAAGTGGAGCCTGGTTATCTCCGGAAGAGGTTACCAGAAGCTGCTCCGAACAACCCGGAACCTATTGAAGAGATCCTTCATGACGTGAAGAAAGACATTGTCCCCGGGATCACACATTGGCAGAGTCCTAATTATTATGCATATTTCCCGTCCAGCGGAAGTATTGCTGGATTTCTTGGAGAAATGCTGAGCACTGGATTCAACATTGTTGGGTTCAACTGGATGTCATCTCCAGCTGCCACCGAGCTTGAGAGCCTTGTCATGGATTGGATGGGGAAAATGCTTGATCTCCCATCGGAGTTCCTGTTTTCTGGTGGGGGAGGCGGCGTTATGCAGGGAACCACATGCGAGGCCATACTCTGCACGGTGGTCGGTGCCAGGGATCAAGTGCTGAAGAAAATCGGGAGGGAGAATATCAACAAGCTTGTGGTATATGGATCGGATCAGACCCACTCTGCTCTGCAGAAGGCAGCTCAGATAGCTGGCATCAACCCCAATAATTTCCGGGCAGTTGCTACGACAAAAACCACCGAATTCGGGCTGACAGCAGAAGCATTCCGCGCGACCGTTGAATCAGATATTGAAGCTGGGTTGGTGCCTCTGTTCCTGTGCGCCACCATTGGGACAACATCGTCGACGGCGGTTGATACGCTGGGGCCACTGTGCGAGGTGGCGAAGGAGTTCGGGATATGGGTTCACGTGGACGCAGCATACGCCGGGAGCGCATGCATTTGCCCAGAGTACCGCCATTTTCTGAACGGAGTAGAAAACGCCAACTCTTTCAGTTTCAACGCACACAAATGGTTCTTAACAACGTTGGACTGCTGCTGCCTGTGGGTGAAAGACCCCAGCGCCCTGATAAAAGCCCTGTCCACGTATCCAGAGTATCTGAGAAACAAAGCCTCCGAAACGAAGCAGGTGGTTGATTACAAAGATTGGCAAATCACCCTCAGCCGCCGCTTCAGGTCTCTGAAACTGTGGCTCGTCCTCCGCAGCTACGGCGTGTCAAATCTCAGGAAATTCCTTCGAAGTCACATAAAAATGGCAAAGAATTTCGAAGGTTTGATAGGAATGGATAAGAGGTTCGAAGTGGTGGTACCCCGGAACTTCGCCACCGTCTGCTTCCGCATCTCGCCCATCGAAATCGGTGCAACACTGCCCCAGCACCACAGCGTGTGCAAGGAGGAAGCTGCCAACAATTTCAATGCTAAGTTGCTGGAATCCATTAACGAATCTGGAAAGATTTACATGACACACGCGGTGATTGGCGGGGAATATGTGATGCGCTTCGCTGTAGGAGCGAGCCTCACCGAGAACAGGCATGTCATCCTGGCCTGGAAAGTCGTGCAAGAGCATGCAAATGCCTTGTTAACCATTTCCTAA
- the LOC140981375 gene encoding solanesyl diphosphate synthase 3, chloroplastic/mitochondrial-like isoform X4 has protein sequence MASVNCFSPALSFALMIIIPKRVIYSWVSSAINSIGQQSQLQETYVEEQLDPFSLVADELSILANSLRSMVIAKVPKLASAAEYFFKMGVEGKRFRPTVLLLMATALNVPMPRPVPDAAGDTLSMELRSRQRCIAEITEMIHVASILHDDVLDDADTRRGIGSLNFVMGNKLAVLAGDFLLSRACVALASLKNTEVVSLLATVVEHLVTGETMQMTTSSDQRCSMEYYMQKTYYKTASLISNSCKAIALLAGQTAEVSMLAYDYGKNLGLAFQLIDDVLDFTGTSSSLGKGSLSDIRHGIITAPILFAMEEFPELRAIVDQGFDNSANVDRALEYLGKSHGIERTRELAAKHANLASAAIDSLPENDDRDVQKSRRALVELTHRVITRTK, from the exons ATGGCCAGCGTCAATTGCTTCAGCCCTGCACTCAGTTTCGCTCTCATGATCATTATTCCCAAGAG AGTTATTTATTCTTGGGTTTCAAGTGCCATAAATAGTATTGGACAACAATCTCAACTTCAGGAAACCTATGTTG AGGAGCAATTAGATCCATTTTCTCTTGTTGCTGATGAACTGTCCATTCTGGCAAATAGCTTGAGGTCCATGGTAATTGCAAAG GTCCCCAAGCTTGCCTCTGCTGcagaatattttttcaaaatgggAGTCGAAGGAAAAAGATTTCGACCCACA GTTCTGTTGTTGATGGCGACAGCTTTAAATGTTCCGATGCCGAGACCAGTTCCTGATGCTGCTGGTGATACTTTGTCCATGGAATTGCGTTCAAGACAGCGATGCATCGCTGAGATCACAGAGATGATCCAT gtTGCCAGCATCCTCCATGATGACGTGTTGGATGATGCTGACACAAGgcgtgggatcggttcattgaATTTTGTAATGGGTAATAAG TTAGCTGTACTTGCTGGAGATTTCCTGCTTTCTAGAGCTTGCGTGGCACTTGCTTCTTTAAAGAACACCGAG GTTGTATCACTCTTGGCTACTGTAGTTGAGCATCTTGTTACTGGTGAGACAATGCAAATGACGACTAGTTCTGATCAGCGATGCAG CATGGAATATTATATGCAGAAGACATACTATAAAACTGCCTCATTGATCTCAAATAGCTGCAAGGCCATTGCCCTTCTTGCTGGCCAGACAGCAGAAGTTTCAATGTTGGCGTACGACTATGGAAAAAATCTG GGGCTGGCGTTTCAATTAATAGATGACGTACTTGACTTCACTGGCACATCAAGTTCTCTTGGGAAAGGCTCTTTGTCTGACATTCGTCAT GGTATTATTACTGCTCCTATCTTATTTGCTATGGAGGAGTTTCCCGAGCTTCGGGCCATTGTTGATCAGGGATTCGACAATTCTGCAAATGTGGATCGT GCTCTAGAGTACCTTGGAAAGAGTCATGGCATTGAGAGGACTAGAGAGCTAGCAGCAAAGCATGCTAACCTTGCCTCAGCTGCAATTGATTCCCTCCCTGAGAATGATGATAGGGATGTTCAAAAATCAAGGAGGGCACTTGTAGAATTAACACACCGAGTCATCACGCGAACAAAATAA
- the LOC140981375 gene encoding solanesyl diphosphate synthase 3, chloroplastic/mitochondrial-like isoform X3, with protein sequence MASVNCFSPALSFALMIIIPKRVIYSWVSSAINSIGQQSQLQETYVVEEQLDPFSLVADELSILANSLRSMVIAKVPKLASAAEYFFKMGVEGKRFRPTVLLLMATALNVPMPRPVPDAAGDTLSMELRSRQRCIAEITEMIHVASILHDDVLDDADTRRGIGSLNFVMGNKLAVLAGDFLLSRACVALASLKNTEVVSLLATVVEHLVTGETMQMTTSSDQRCSMEYYMQKTYYKTASLISNSCKAIALLAGQTAEVSMLAYDYGKNLGLAFQLIDDVLDFTGTSSSLGKGSLSDIRHGIITAPILFAMEEFPELRAIVDQGFDNSANVDRALEYLGKSHGIERTRELAAKHANLASAAIDSLPENDDRDVQKSRRALVELTHRVITRTK encoded by the exons ATGGCCAGCGTCAATTGCTTCAGCCCTGCACTCAGTTTCGCTCTCATGATCATTATTCCCAAGAG AGTTATTTATTCTTGGGTTTCAAGTGCCATAAATAGTATTGGACAACAATCTCAACTTCAGGAAACCTATGTTGTTGAG GAGCAATTAGATCCATTTTCTCTTGTTGCTGATGAACTGTCCATTCTGGCAAATAGCTTGAGGTCCATGGTAATTGCAAAG GTCCCCAAGCTTGCCTCTGCTGcagaatattttttcaaaatgggAGTCGAAGGAAAAAGATTTCGACCCACA GTTCTGTTGTTGATGGCGACAGCTTTAAATGTTCCGATGCCGAGACCAGTTCCTGATGCTGCTGGTGATACTTTGTCCATGGAATTGCGTTCAAGACAGCGATGCATCGCTGAGATCACAGAGATGATCCAT gtTGCCAGCATCCTCCATGATGACGTGTTGGATGATGCTGACACAAGgcgtgggatcggttcattgaATTTTGTAATGGGTAATAAG TTAGCTGTACTTGCTGGAGATTTCCTGCTTTCTAGAGCTTGCGTGGCACTTGCTTCTTTAAAGAACACCGAG GTTGTATCACTCTTGGCTACTGTAGTTGAGCATCTTGTTACTGGTGAGACAATGCAAATGACGACTAGTTCTGATCAGCGATGCAG CATGGAATATTATATGCAGAAGACATACTATAAAACTGCCTCATTGATCTCAAATAGCTGCAAGGCCATTGCCCTTCTTGCTGGCCAGACAGCAGAAGTTTCAATGTTGGCGTACGACTATGGAAAAAATCTG GGGCTGGCGTTTCAATTAATAGATGACGTACTTGACTTCACTGGCACATCAAGTTCTCTTGGGAAAGGCTCTTTGTCTGACATTCGTCAT GGTATTATTACTGCTCCTATCTTATTTGCTATGGAGGAGTTTCCCGAGCTTCGGGCCATTGTTGATCAGGGATTCGACAATTCTGCAAATGTGGATCGT GCTCTAGAGTACCTTGGAAAGAGTCATGGCATTGAGAGGACTAGAGAGCTAGCAGCAAAGCATGCTAACCTTGCCTCAGCTGCAATTGATTCCCTCCCTGAGAATGATGATAGGGATGTTCAAAAATCAAGGAGGGCACTTGTAGAATTAACACACCGAGTCATCACGCGAACAAAATAA
- the LOC140981375 gene encoding solanesyl diphosphate synthase 3, chloroplastic/mitochondrial-like isoform X5, which produces MVIAKVPKLASAAEYFFKMGVEGKRFRPTVLLLMATALNVPMPRPVPDAAGDTLSMELRSRQRCIAEITEMIHVASILHDDVLDDADTRRGIGSLNFVMGNKLAVLAGDFLLSRACVALASLKNTEVVSLLATVVEHLVTGETMQMTTSSDQRCSMEYYMQKTYYKTASLISNSCKAIALLAGQTAEVSMLAYDYGKNLGLAFQLIDDVLDFTGTSSSLGKGSLSDIRHGIITAPILFAMEEFPELRAIVDQGFDNSANVDRALEYLGKSHGIERTRELAAKHANLASAAIDSLPENDDRDVQKSRRALVELTHRVITRTK; this is translated from the exons ATGGTAATTGCAAAG GTCCCCAAGCTTGCCTCTGCTGcagaatattttttcaaaatgggAGTCGAAGGAAAAAGATTTCGACCCACA GTTCTGTTGTTGATGGCGACAGCTTTAAATGTTCCGATGCCGAGACCAGTTCCTGATGCTGCTGGTGATACTTTGTCCATGGAATTGCGTTCAAGACAGCGATGCATCGCTGAGATCACAGAGATGATCCAT gtTGCCAGCATCCTCCATGATGACGTGTTGGATGATGCTGACACAAGgcgtgggatcggttcattgaATTTTGTAATGGGTAATAAG TTAGCTGTACTTGCTGGAGATTTCCTGCTTTCTAGAGCTTGCGTGGCACTTGCTTCTTTAAAGAACACCGAG GTTGTATCACTCTTGGCTACTGTAGTTGAGCATCTTGTTACTGGTGAGACAATGCAAATGACGACTAGTTCTGATCAGCGATGCAG CATGGAATATTATATGCAGAAGACATACTATAAAACTGCCTCATTGATCTCAAATAGCTGCAAGGCCATTGCCCTTCTTGCTGGCCAGACAGCAGAAGTTTCAATGTTGGCGTACGACTATGGAAAAAATCTG GGGCTGGCGTTTCAATTAATAGATGACGTACTTGACTTCACTGGCACATCAAGTTCTCTTGGGAAAGGCTCTTTGTCTGACATTCGTCAT GGTATTATTACTGCTCCTATCTTATTTGCTATGGAGGAGTTTCCCGAGCTTCGGGCCATTGTTGATCAGGGATTCGACAATTCTGCAAATGTGGATCGT GCTCTAGAGTACCTTGGAAAGAGTCATGGCATTGAGAGGACTAGAGAGCTAGCAGCAAAGCATGCTAACCTTGCCTCAGCTGCAATTGATTCCCTCCCTGAGAATGATGATAGGGATGTTCAAAAATCAAGGAGGGCACTTGTAGAATTAACACACCGAGTCATCACGCGAACAAAATAA
- the LOC140981375 gene encoding solanesyl diphosphate synthase 3, chloroplastic/mitochondrial-like isoform X2 translates to MLFVRGLTTRVTRAGCNRYRWACSSLLGNGQRQLLQPCTQFRSHDHYSQEVLGCRVIYSWVSSAINSIGQQSQLQETYVEEQLDPFSLVADELSILANSLRSMVIAKVPKLASAAEYFFKMGVEGKRFRPTVLLLMATALNVPMPRPVPDAAGDTLSMELRSRQRCIAEITEMIHVASILHDDVLDDADTRRGIGSLNFVMGNKLAVLAGDFLLSRACVALASLKNTEVVSLLATVVEHLVTGETMQMTTSSDQRCSMEYYMQKTYYKTASLISNSCKAIALLAGQTAEVSMLAYDYGKNLGLAFQLIDDVLDFTGTSSSLGKGSLSDIRHGIITAPILFAMEEFPELRAIVDQGFDNSANVDRALEYLGKSHGIERTRELAAKHANLASAAIDSLPENDDRDVQKSRRALVELTHRVITRTK, encoded by the exons ATGTTATTTGTAAGGGGGCTGACCACCCGGGTTACGAGGGCGGGTTGCAACAGGTATCGATGGGCATGCTCTTCTTTACTTGGTAATGGCCAGCGTCAATTGCTTCAGCCCTGCACTCAGTTTCGCTCTCATGATCATTATTCCCAAGAG GTTTTGGGTTGCAGAGTTATTTATTCTTGGGTTTCAAGTGCCATAAATAGTATTGGACAACAATCTCAACTTCAGGAAACCTATGTTG AGGAGCAATTAGATCCATTTTCTCTTGTTGCTGATGAACTGTCCATTCTGGCAAATAGCTTGAGGTCCATGGTAATTGCAAAG GTCCCCAAGCTTGCCTCTGCTGcagaatattttttcaaaatgggAGTCGAAGGAAAAAGATTTCGACCCACA GTTCTGTTGTTGATGGCGACAGCTTTAAATGTTCCGATGCCGAGACCAGTTCCTGATGCTGCTGGTGATACTTTGTCCATGGAATTGCGTTCAAGACAGCGATGCATCGCTGAGATCACAGAGATGATCCAT gtTGCCAGCATCCTCCATGATGACGTGTTGGATGATGCTGACACAAGgcgtgggatcggttcattgaATTTTGTAATGGGTAATAAG TTAGCTGTACTTGCTGGAGATTTCCTGCTTTCTAGAGCTTGCGTGGCACTTGCTTCTTTAAAGAACACCGAG GTTGTATCACTCTTGGCTACTGTAGTTGAGCATCTTGTTACTGGTGAGACAATGCAAATGACGACTAGTTCTGATCAGCGATGCAG CATGGAATATTATATGCAGAAGACATACTATAAAACTGCCTCATTGATCTCAAATAGCTGCAAGGCCATTGCCCTTCTTGCTGGCCAGACAGCAGAAGTTTCAATGTTGGCGTACGACTATGGAAAAAATCTG GGGCTGGCGTTTCAATTAATAGATGACGTACTTGACTTCACTGGCACATCAAGTTCTCTTGGGAAAGGCTCTTTGTCTGACATTCGTCAT GGTATTATTACTGCTCCTATCTTATTTGCTATGGAGGAGTTTCCCGAGCTTCGGGCCATTGTTGATCAGGGATTCGACAATTCTGCAAATGTGGATCGT GCTCTAGAGTACCTTGGAAAGAGTCATGGCATTGAGAGGACTAGAGAGCTAGCAGCAAAGCATGCTAACCTTGCCTCAGCTGCAATTGATTCCCTCCCTGAGAATGATGATAGGGATGTTCAAAAATCAAGGAGGGCACTTGTAGAATTAACACACCGAGTCATCACGCGAACAAAATAA
- the LOC140981375 gene encoding solanesyl diphosphate synthase 3, chloroplastic/mitochondrial-like isoform X1 — protein MLFVRGLTTRVTRAGCNRYRWACSSLLGNGQRQLLQPCTQFRSHDHYSQEVLGCRVIYSWVSSAINSIGQQSQLQETYVVEEQLDPFSLVADELSILANSLRSMVIAKVPKLASAAEYFFKMGVEGKRFRPTVLLLMATALNVPMPRPVPDAAGDTLSMELRSRQRCIAEITEMIHVASILHDDVLDDADTRRGIGSLNFVMGNKLAVLAGDFLLSRACVALASLKNTEVVSLLATVVEHLVTGETMQMTTSSDQRCSMEYYMQKTYYKTASLISNSCKAIALLAGQTAEVSMLAYDYGKNLGLAFQLIDDVLDFTGTSSSLGKGSLSDIRHGIITAPILFAMEEFPELRAIVDQGFDNSANVDRALEYLGKSHGIERTRELAAKHANLASAAIDSLPENDDRDVQKSRRALVELTHRVITRTK, from the exons ATGTTATTTGTAAGGGGGCTGACCACCCGGGTTACGAGGGCGGGTTGCAACAGGTATCGATGGGCATGCTCTTCTTTACTTGGTAATGGCCAGCGTCAATTGCTTCAGCCCTGCACTCAGTTTCGCTCTCATGATCATTATTCCCAAGAG GTTTTGGGTTGCAGAGTTATTTATTCTTGGGTTTCAAGTGCCATAAATAGTATTGGACAACAATCTCAACTTCAGGAAACCTATGTTGTTGAG GAGCAATTAGATCCATTTTCTCTTGTTGCTGATGAACTGTCCATTCTGGCAAATAGCTTGAGGTCCATGGTAATTGCAAAG GTCCCCAAGCTTGCCTCTGCTGcagaatattttttcaaaatgggAGTCGAAGGAAAAAGATTTCGACCCACA GTTCTGTTGTTGATGGCGACAGCTTTAAATGTTCCGATGCCGAGACCAGTTCCTGATGCTGCTGGTGATACTTTGTCCATGGAATTGCGTTCAAGACAGCGATGCATCGCTGAGATCACAGAGATGATCCAT gtTGCCAGCATCCTCCATGATGACGTGTTGGATGATGCTGACACAAGgcgtgggatcggttcattgaATTTTGTAATGGGTAATAAG TTAGCTGTACTTGCTGGAGATTTCCTGCTTTCTAGAGCTTGCGTGGCACTTGCTTCTTTAAAGAACACCGAG GTTGTATCACTCTTGGCTACTGTAGTTGAGCATCTTGTTACTGGTGAGACAATGCAAATGACGACTAGTTCTGATCAGCGATGCAG CATGGAATATTATATGCAGAAGACATACTATAAAACTGCCTCATTGATCTCAAATAGCTGCAAGGCCATTGCCCTTCTTGCTGGCCAGACAGCAGAAGTTTCAATGTTGGCGTACGACTATGGAAAAAATCTG GGGCTGGCGTTTCAATTAATAGATGACGTACTTGACTTCACTGGCACATCAAGTTCTCTTGGGAAAGGCTCTTTGTCTGACATTCGTCAT GGTATTATTACTGCTCCTATCTTATTTGCTATGGAGGAGTTTCCCGAGCTTCGGGCCATTGTTGATCAGGGATTCGACAATTCTGCAAATGTGGATCGT GCTCTAGAGTACCTTGGAAAGAGTCATGGCATTGAGAGGACTAGAGAGCTAGCAGCAAAGCATGCTAACCTTGCCTCAGCTGCAATTGATTCCCTCCCTGAGAATGATGATAGGGATGTTCAAAAATCAAGGAGGGCACTTGTAGAATTAACACACCGAGTCATCACGCGAACAAAATAA